A single genomic interval of Penicillium psychrofluorescens genome assembly, chromosome: 2 harbors:
- a CDS encoding uncharacterized protein (ID:PFLUO_002261-T1.cds;~source:funannotate), with product MEKFSQFRDRGSGIAPFLPIPSEPIGLQAPLRFSLFCFRLPLFIFVTVSYFLVLQWLPIGSLGKKAALWCILGVPSIWWIDLQIDGVRKGSLSKQQQARLPQPGSVIASSFTSPIDTVYLAAIFDPVFTASYPDCRQVERISLLQAIFRAFASPSTRPAPGTRMVDMAELVEKYPNRPIVMFPECTTTNSRGILPLSHALLGVPARTKIFPVSLRYTPVDVVTPLPGSYISFLWTLLSKPTHCIRVRIAGAIVSGRDTAAIDLPPARSTRKSNYNTNYLDTMDHDSAMNGDDGITAAEKALLDHVGDSLARLGRVKRVGLGVKDKQDFVRKWTKTRSTW from the exons ATGGAAAAGTTCTCCCAATTCCGGGATCGCG GTTCGGGCATTGCGCCCTTTCTGCCCATCCCATCCGAGCCCATCGGCCTGCAAGCGCCCTTGCGATTCTCCCTCTTCTGCTTCCGCCTTCCgctcttcatcttcgtcaccgTCAGCTACTTCCTCGTTCTCCAATGGCTTCCGATTGGTTcgctgggcaagaaggcggcCCTCTGGTGTATCCTGGGCGTGCCGAGTATCTGGTGGATTGATCTGCAGATTGACGGCGTGAGGAAAGG ATCGCTTtccaagcagcagcaggcccGCTTGCCCCAACCCGGCTCGGTCATCGCCTCCTCTTTCACCTCCCCCATTGACACCGTGTACCTCGCCGCCATTTTCGACCCGGTCTTCACCGCGTCATACCCCGATTGCCGCCAGGTGGAGCGCATTTCCCTCCTCCAGGCCATCTTCCGTGCCTTTGCTTCTCCATCCACTCGTCCCGCACCCGGCACCCGGATGGTGGATATGGCCGAACTGGTGGAGAAATACCCCAATCGCCCCATCGTCATGTTTCCCGAATGCACGACCACCAACAGTCGAGgcatcttgcccttgagcCATGCGCTACTGGGAGTGCCGGCCCGGACCAAGATCTTCCCCGTCAGCCTTCGATATACCCCCGTGGATGTGGTGACCCCGCTGCCGGGTAGCTATATAAGCTTCCTTTGGACTCTACTCAGCAAACCAACGCATTGCATCCGCGTGCGCATCGCTGGCGCAATTGTGAGTGGCCGCGACACGGCTGCTATCGACTTGCCACCGGCCCGATCTACGCGCAAATCAAACTATAACACCAATTACCTGGACACCATGGACCATGACTCCGCCATGAATGGGGACGACGGTATCACCGCGGCTGAAAAGGCCCTGCTCGATCATGTGGGTGATTCTCTTGCCCGGTTGGGTCGGGTCAAGCGTGTTGGTCTCGGGGTGAAAGATAAGCAGGATTTCGTGCGAAAGTGGACCAAGACGCGCAGCACCTGGTGA
- a CDS encoding uncharacterized protein (ID:PFLUO_002263-T1.cds;~source:funannotate) — translation MSLQIRSGGPYPSKAAGLGGEPTTVPDIPVCGVFICLYLCFAATNMTIFQRNRRRGKKFVLSGVLFGFCMARTTTLVLRIAWATRPTDVKIAIAAQIFVNAGVLIIYIINFICAQRILRARQPTIGWNPVLRTGSKILYGSIGGALIMVITAVVLSLYTLSPHTRTQCLDAELAALTYLLTFTCLPVVQIAIALLPPRSKDEETFGEGSARGQVIIITLSSGLCMLIAGFKAGAMWSPQRPITYPAWYDSKACFFVFNFTLEIIILFLLTLTRFDKRFWIPNGSNQPGDYTRLREQIPFGSEMEPAHFGPGIAKEANYFPRV, via the coding sequence ATGTCCCTTCAAATACGATCAGGGGGGCCGTATCCCTCCAAGGCCgctgggctgggcggcgAGCCGACGACAGTTCCCGACATCCCAGTCTGTGGTGTGTTCATATGCCTCTATCTCTGCTTCGCCGCCACGAACATGACCATCTTTCAGCGGAACCGTAGGCGAGGAAAGAAGTTCGTCCTGTCGGGGGTGCTGTTCGGTTTCTGCATGGCCCGGACAACGACGCTGGTACTGCGCATCGCTTGGGCGACTCGCCCAACCGACGTTAAAATTGCCATCGCGGCGCAGATCTTCGTCAATGCGGGCGTATTGATCATCTACATTATCAACTTCATCTGCGCTCAACGCATTCTGCGAGCCAGGCAGCCAACCATCGGGTGGAATCCTGTTCTGCGAACTGGCAGTAAGATCTTATATGGTTCGATCGGAGGTGCGCTAATCATGGTGATTACCGCGGTGGTCCTCTCGCTGTACACCCTCAGTCCTCACACCCGGACCCAGTGTCTGGACGCCGAGCTCGCTGCGCTTACCTACCTGCTTACCTTCACCTGCTTACCGGTCGTCCAAATCGCCATAGCGCTGTTACCACCTCGctccaaggatgaggagacgtTCGGTGAGGGCAGTGCAAGAGGCCAAGTGATCATCATAACCCTGTCTTCAGGTCTGTGTATGCTCATCGCGGGCTTCAAAGCCGGTGCGATGTGGAGCCCTCAGCGCCCTATAACCTACCCAGCCTGGTACGACTCCAAGGCttgcttcttcgtcttcaacTTCACGCTCGAAATTatcattctcttcctcttgaCCCTCACCCGGTTCGACAAGCGGTTCTGGATTCCCAATGGATCCAATCAGCCAGGCGATTATACGAGACTGCGAGAACAGATTCCGTTCGGATCAGAGATGGAACCAGCGCACTTTGGTCCTGGTATTGCCAAAGAAGCCAACTATTTTCCACGGGTCTAA
- a CDS encoding uncharacterized protein (ID:PFLUO_002258-T1.cds;~source:funannotate) produces the protein MTEDNYRPRSPDLSSLQFPPSTAPPDQYAPLTSPLAHRASYDASPFFSSNYQRPSSASRTPQQYVPPAPPAGFDPDMARRSSRLATTDGAPIAAVPDAFHTPYAVEPVAAPIMPEEAQPQPGAGIEVKTKFPVARIKRIMQADEDVGKVAQVTPIAVSKALELFMISLVTKAAHEARERNSKRVTAWHLKHAVAKDEVLDFLADIIAKVPDQPAGRKHEDDGSDQNEGRRKRGGRRPKEESD, from the exons aTGACAGAGGACAACTATCGCCCTCGCTCCCCAGACCTCTCCTCGCTTCAattccctccctccaccGCTCCGCCCGACCAGTACGCGCCGCTGACCAGTCCGCTGGCTCACCGCGCCTCCTACGACGCCTCgcctttcttctcctccaactACCAGCGCCCCAGCTCGGCCAGCCGGACTCCCCAGCAGTACGTGCCACCGGCTCCCCCGGCCGGCTTTGATCCCGACATGGCCCGGCGCTCGTCGCGACTCGCAACCACGGACGGCGCGcccatcgccgccgtccCCGATGCCTTTCACACCCCATACGCAGTCGAGCCCGTCGCGGCGCCCATCATGCCAGAAGAGGCACAACCACAACCAGGCGCAGGGATTGAGGTCAAGACCAAGTTCCCCGTCGCGCGCATCAAGCGCATCATGCAGGCCGATGAGGATGTCGGCAAAGTCGCCCAGGTGACGCCAATCGCAGTGT ccaaggcgctggagctcTTCATGATCTCCCTGGTCACCAAAGCCGCCCATGAAGCCAGGGAGCGTAACTCGAAACGCGTCACGGCCTGGCACCTGAAGCACgcggtggccaaggacgaagTGTTAGATTTCCTCGCAGACATCATTGCCAAGGTGCCCGATCAACCTGCCGGGCGGAAAcacgaggacgatggcagcGACCAGAACGAAGGCCGGCGGAAGCGTGGCGGGCGTCGCCCCAAGGAGGAGAGTGATTAG
- a CDS encoding uncharacterized protein (ID:PFLUO_002259-T1.cds;~source:funannotate), with product MDFWSRLIGGSRSLSKKTPKATLPTERLTVFKRACNALQQIWRSSNAPSGEHSAAHARAYIERLNSILSEESRGPAPHPCVAYAASSQVFVTVTKLALSYYDEGVLRSATLFFNTLIDAEVDGVVDNRLFARALVDLVRRSEKPTDEIEGRLVELLFGIANNIRLQPAILPAWFGPRAVQDGESPAPSGTEFAGTMRKDDFPLFYLLVDYVHSEGRAGDFARTGLLYLIETASRSKNLEKWLIESDLATLMATGLGALYSQLGSLSFNPTGDNVPHIVALSDHAKQETALQPHLGQPMDSFISYLLFWQDTIDHCKSAEVNDTLLDHFQVLFLEQLLYPSLLESSDVAGGSTAAVLTYLCRILNSVYQGELVHRILHFLLASAPPKEQMDMSASRRKSLTVLAALSSEAAQPPPSLFNLRDLALLGLQSSNRQTVLATLRLLTVVLQRHHPFARSLVHTIPNQPAQQRSIGAFNAELEQLVGQATALIDDPKLNESYENYIADATWVLESRLCLPVTTGDGAEAIPLPMQLQQDDPLVKSLFECLGTFFTNSVIVNLALTGVFISLASSHLFSLDGWVLVDPAQYDASVPDGTDDALDRIRQAYQAPTWPPSADPTLTCAVQRLVDQVRQWQRDLPDFDVLIAARRKLLQQDGRALTQDRSREPSEPRAPTPADRTHPSFPGSPDPAASRGRSPLPSSSPAVAPSPARREESTAPLTDSRGTSVSRTAAAEALRQRLATPFPPTAAAAAAALTAEDTDSITPEEPTVGGERASAATLGHVLTNVVILYEFVLELSAVVQVRASLFEEAGY from the exons ATGGACTTT TGGTCTCGTCTCATCGGCGGCTCGCGCTCACTGTCTAAGAAGACCCCCAAGGCCACCTTACCCACCGAGCGCCTGACGGTATTCAAGCGCGCCTGCAACGCTCTCCAG CAAATATGGCGCTCCTCCAATGCCCCATCGGGCGAGCATTCAGCGGCCCACGCTCGCGCTTACATTGAACGACTGAACTCCATTCTCAGCGAAGAATCGCGTGGACCGGCACCACATCCATGTGTGGCCTATGCGGCCTCGTCCCAGGTCTTCGTCACCGTCACCAAGCTCGCCTTGTCCTACTACGACGAAGGGGTCCTCCGATCGgccaccctcttcttcaacaccCTGATCGACGCCGAGGTGGACGGCGTGGTGGACAACCGACTTTTTGCTCGCGCGTTAGTGGACCTCGTGCGCCGGTCCGAAAAGCCAACCGATGAAATTGAAGGGAGACTCGTGGAACTGCTCTtcggcatcgccaacaaTATCCGTCTGCAGCCTGCCATCCTGCCCGCGTGGTTTGGACCCCGGGCAGTCCAGGACGGAGAGTCACCCGCTCCAAGCGGGACGGAATTTGCAGGAACCATGCGCAAGGATGACTTCCCATTGTTTTACTTGCTGGTGGATTATGTTCATAGCGAAGGCCGTGCCGGTGACTTTGCGCGCACGGGGCTGCTGTACTTGATCGAGACGGCGTCTAGATCGAAGAACTTGGAGAAATGGTTGATTGAGAGTGACTTGGCTACGCTGATGGCCACTGGGCTGGGTGCGCTCTACAGCCAGCTCGGCAG TCTGTCTTTTAACCCTACCGGTGATAACGTGCCCCATATCGTTGCCCTATCAGACCACGCAAAGCAGGAGACGGCCCTGCAGCCACATCTAGGCCAACCGATGGATTCGTTCATATCATACCTGTTGTTCTGGCAAGACACGATCGACCATTGTAAGTCCGCGGAGGTAAACGACACCTTGCTGGATCACTTCCAAGTGCTCTTTCTCGAGCAGCTTCTCTATCCTTCTCTGCTGGAATCATCGGACGTGGCGGGCGGCTCTACAGCAGCGGTGCTGACCTACCTGTGTCGGATTCTCAACTCGGTTTAccagggcgagctggtgCACCGTATCTTACATTTTCTGCtggcttctgctcctccgaAGGAGCAGATGGACATGTCCGCTAGCCGGCGGAAATCGCTGACGGTGCTGGCTGCGCTGTCATCCGAAGCGGCCCAGCCGCCTCCGTCGCTCTTCAATCTACGCGATCTGGCTCTCCTCGGACTCCAGTCGTCTAACCGACAGACCGTGCTGGCTACGCTACGGCTTTTGACTGTTGTCTTACAGCGGCATCACCCATTTGCGCGGAGCTTGGTCCATACCATCCCTAACCAaccagcgcagcagcggTCTATTGGGGCATTCAACGCCGAGCTCGAACAACTGGTGGGCCAGGCTACAGCGCTTATCGATGATCCGAAGCTCAACGAATCGTACGAAAACTACATTGCCGATGCGACCTGGGTTCTTGAATCCCGTTTGTGTCTGCCTGTCACTACCGGGGACGGCGCTGAGGCAATCCCGCTACCCATGCAGCTCCAACAGGACGATCCCCTCGTGAAATCGCTTTTCGAATGCCTGGGCACATTTTTTACCAACAGCGTAATCGTCAATCTGGCGCTGACGGGCGTCTTTATCAGTCTGGCCTCGTCACATCTCTTCTCACTGGATGGCTGGGTGCTGGTCGACCCGGCCCAGTACGATGCTTCCGTGCCGGATGGGACGGACGATGCGCTGGACCGCATCCGACAGGCCTACCAGGCGCCTACGTGGCCGCCGAGTGCCGATCCTACGTTGACCTGTGCCGTTCAACGTTTGGTTGACCAGGTCCGTCAATGGCAGCGGGATCTGCCCGACTTCGATGTCCTGATTGCCGCCCGACGCAAGCTCCTGCAGCAGGATGGCCGTGCTCTCACCCAAGACCGATCGCGCGAGCCCTCTGAGCCGCGGGCTCCCACACCAGCAGACCGAACGCACCCATCTTTCCCCGGATCaccagatcctgcagccTCCCGGGGCCGTTCCCCTCTCCCCTCGAGCTCACCCGCCGTCGCACCGAGTCCTGCGCGCCGCGAGGAATCGACGGCGCCGCTGACGGACTCCCGGGGCACCTCCGTCTCTCGCAcggccgccgcggaggcATTGCGTCAGCGACTGGCCACACCGTTCCCTCCtaccgctgctgctgccgctgctgcacTCACGGCGGAAGACACTGATTCTATCACGCCCGAAGAACCTACGGTCGGTGGGGAACGTGCATCTGCGGCTACGCTGGGACATGTGCTGACGAACGTGGTGATCCTGTACGAATTCGTGCTGGAGCTGTCGGCGGTGGTGCAAGTGCGGGCGAGTTTATTTGAAGAGGCGGGATATTAA
- a CDS encoding uncharacterized protein (ID:PFLUO_002260-T1.cds;~source:funannotate), producing MAPEHHEPLDLDDREDAPFLAPSAPGSPVRARHSHSDSKPRISSDLRPKPTNASAKAIGFRLKVTLFAMILMVEVGFAFLEGPMVRIFEAIACRQYYGEVDPSKIGANGQVPEELCKLPDIQSELAAVKGYHVFFDGLMTALLAIPYGLLADRRGRKPTLCLAIPGFAIHTIIILTVTWFSDIFPLRAVWLSCLAWLVGGGPVVAFAIIWTMMADVTTESERSALFFQFGIVSMGADFVSSAVSSWLMTMNPWVPMLIGWGIVFAGMSLTLILPETKHALPDGKPEPSHVELSELSEASEPKHHYHKPEGPDLYHDDNDLDLDGEDPLSAVPPSAYPHQSLLARCRTNYRFYVAPYTFILNRKPVLLLLSAFLVYRLSRGSSWFLTQYISTRYKWTLAQSNLLVSFKPLVSVPLFLWGIPYIKNRMLNPRRSVAEKDLWLARASLCCLTVGTLGIGLSPSVAALIPSLIIQTSGSGFMFLTRSLITTLVERDQTARLYTAIEILQSLGNVVASLTITSVFQLGLQLGGFWIGLAWMMTSCLFCMVGLAIYSFRLPTSSPAAPEFVVGGLDEEEHVE from the exons ATGGCCCCGGAACACCATGAGCCtctcgacctcgacgaccGCGAGGATGCGCCGTTTCTTGCCCCTTCAGCCCCCGGGTCCCCCGTGCGCGCACGCCATTCTCACAGTGACTCCAAGCCGAGGATCTCATCAGACCTGAGGCCCAAACCCACCAATGCCTCCGCCAAAGCCATTGGTTTCCGCCTCAAGGTGACCCTGTTCGCCATGATCCTTATGGTCGAAGTCGGGTTCGCCTTCCTGGAAGGACCGATGGTCCGTATCTTCGAGGCGATTGCCTGTCGCCAGTACTATGGTGAGGTGGATCCGTCCAAGATTGGAGCGAATGGCCAAGTACCCGAGGAGCTGTGCAAGCTACCGGACATCCAATCCGAATTGGCGGCGGTCAAGGGGTATCATGTGTTCTTCGATGGATTAATGA CTGCTCTCCTTGCCATCCCCTACGGTCTGCTGGCAGACCGGCGCGGCCGCAAACCCACGCTCTGCCTGGCCATCCCCGGCTTTGCCATTcacaccatcatcatcctgaCTGTGACCTGGTTCTCAGACATTTTCCCCCTACGCGCGGTCTGGCTGTCGTGCTTGGCCTGGCTGGTCGGGGGTGGTCCGGTTGTGGCGTTTGCCATTATCTGGACCATGATGGCCGACGTGACCACCGAATCGGAGCGATCCgcactcttcttccagtttGGCATTGTCTCCATGGGCGCGGATTTCGTGTCCAGCGCGGTCAGCTCATGGCTGATGACTATGAATCCATGGGTGCCTATGCTCATCGGCTGGGGGATTGTATTCGCTGGCATGTCGCTCACACTGATCCTGCCCGAGACCAAGCATGCCTTGCCAGATGGCAAACCCGAGCCCTCTCATGTCGAGCTCTCGGAGCTGTCCGAGGCCAGCGAACCTAAACATCACTATCACAAGCCCGAAGGACCGGACCTATACCACGACGACAATGACCTGGACCTCGACGGTGAAGACCCCTTGTCTGCAGTCCCTCCTAGCGCGTATCCGCATCAGTCCCTGCTGGCCAGGTGCCGCACCAACTACCGATTTTATGTGGCGCCGTATACATTCATCCTGAACCGAAAGCCGGTTTTGCTTCTGCTGAGTGCCTTTTTAGTGTACCGCCTGAGTCGGGGCTCGTCCTGGTTTCTGACCCAGTATATCTCCACGCGGTATAAATGGACTCTCGCGCAGTCCAATCTGTTGGTATCATTCAAGCCTCTCGTGTCTGTGCCGCTTTTCCTCTGGGGAATCCCGTATATCAAGAACCGGATGCTGAACCCGCGACGCTCGGTCGCCGAGAAGGATCTCTGGCTGGCTCGTGCGAGTCTCTGCTGCCTCACGGTGGGGACTCTTGGGATCGGTCTCTCCCCGTCGGTGGCGGCTCTGATCCCTAGCCTGATCATCCAGACCTCCGGGTCAGGATTCATGTTTCTGACGCGCTCGCTGATCACCACACTGGTCGAAAGAGATCAGACCGCGCGTCTGTATACGGCGATCGAGATCCTGCAGTCGCTCGGCAACGTCGTCGCCAGTCTAACCATCACGTCGGTCTTCCAGCTGGGCCTGCAACTCGGCGGGTTCTGGATCGGTCTGgcgtggatgatgacgagTTGCCTGTTTTGCATGGTCGGTCTAGCCATCTACTCTTTCCGACTGCCGACCTCGTCGCCCGCAGCGCCGGAGTTCGTGGTGGGGGGGCTTGACGAGGAGGAACACGTCGAGTGA
- a CDS encoding uncharacterized protein (ID:PFLUO_002262-T1.cds;~source:funannotate) has translation MYIARPAESHRSSRSRISQLESQVDSLTKAVCGIESRLGYQITRPPELVSPPSPGAESSNDYSSVSDILEADRPLHLRSLFQNDWLSVESRQQDKQAAERRTKASAHLLETAKRALRVLIPPREEVSDISKMGPGWLTIQSIVVPQPFTPKSEPEILESYEEMRDPDVDPIRLASWLLTLALTAQQAPAGKDRSGSQHELWQRRLALSRVISETVDSTILLIGQGSFQKAWIRLRHVIAIAELMGLPKTFHTTQHKTTGIDDDQTQLCRAQQWEFICSADRLLSMVMNMSPDTSRYKQTTEPALIVDGVVQPGVYLRRLTGIAGKIQQLDDLNPATGSSAELNTSALELIRELRVLASQTPESWWAPGTERVEADHIVQAIHFYVLMRVHLPFAMRPDAGEEYFYHRLSCMDACESIAHRYLFLRRTLPAGLFLSGIFDFQVFSATVVLLLTSHSSPSSNRFNLRIDKARIDKVVGQVIKLMREQSDGAPNSDSAQNAASTLYALNHLLCEDDSENQVHQLTVKVPLLGKVHVRRNPRTWQAPKADKLWFQHQPDPGAWKPNEQFFPASFQGNPAFGTTWGAQEDWKLDELSWSIENSHESFFQDSLMMDTFDQFAM, from the exons ATGTATATCGCCCGGCCAGCGGAGTCACATCGGTCTTCACGGTCCCGGATTTCTCAACTAGAATCACAGGTTGACAGCTTGACCAAAGCCGTGTGTGGCATCGAATCAAGACTTGGGTATCAGATCACTCGGCCACCAGAGCTTGTATCCCCACCGAGCCCTGGAGCCGAAAGTTCCAACGATTATTCCAGCGTTTCAGACATCCTCGAGGCAGACCGCCCGTTGCATCTCCGGTCACTCTTTCAAAACGACTGGCTCAGCGTAGAGTCGCGACAGCAGGATAAACAGGCAGCGGAACGCAGGACGAAAGCATCCGCACACTTACTCGAAACTGCCAAACGGGCGCTGCGGGTGCTAATTCCGCCTCGAGAAGAAGTATCAGATATCTCCAAAATGGGGCCTGGGTGGCTTACCATACAGAGTATCGTAGTGCCTCAGCCATTTACTCCCAAATCCGAACCAGAGATTCTTGAAAGCTACGAGGAGATGCGTGATCCCGACGTGGACCCCATCCGCCTTGCCTCGTGGCTACTTACTCTTGCGCTCACGGCTCAGCAAGCGCCTGCAGGCAAAGACAGGTCAGGCTCGCAACATGAGCTCTGGCAGCGACGATTAGCCCTCTCCAGGGTCATTTCCGAGACGGTGGATAGTACAATCCT TCTAATCGGCCAGGGCAGTTTCCAGAAAGCATGGATTCGACTCCGCCATGTCATTGCAATTGCAGAATTAATGGGTCTTCCCAAAACCTTCCACACCACACAACACAAGACCACCgggattgatgatgaccagacACAACTCTGTCGGGCCCAACAGTGGGAGTTCATCTGCTCTGCAGACCGACTGTTAAGCATGGTTATGAATATGTCTCCGGACACCAGCCGATATAAACAGACCACCGAGCCCGCCTTGATCGTTGACGGCGTTGTCCAGCCGGGGGTGTATCTTCGAAGATTGACCGGGATTGCCGGCAAAATCCAGCAGCTAGACGACCTGAATCCAGCAACTGGGTCTAGCGCCGAACTGAACACATCGGCTCTGGAGTTGATTCGAGAGCTTAGAGTGCTGGCCTCGCAAACCCCAGAGTCCTGGTGGGCGCCGGGCACCGAGCGCGTCGAAGCGGATCACATAGTGCAGGCGATACACTTTTACGTCTTGATGAGAGTGCATCTACCCTTCGCTATGCGCCCAGATGCCGGCGAGGAGTACTTCTACCACCGGCTATCCTGCATGGACGCCTGCGAGTCTATCGCGCACCGAtatctcttcctccgtcgcACGCTGCCGGCTGGTTTATTTCTATCGGGCATATTCGATTTCCAGGTGTTCAGTGCCACGgtcgtccttctcctcaCTAGTCACAGTTCGCCCTCGAGCAATCGCTTCAACCTGCGCATTGATAAGGCTCGGATCGACAAAGTCGTCGGCCAGGTCATCAAACTCATGCGCGAACAATCAGACGGTGCGCCCAACTCAGACTCTGCCCAGAACGCAGCCTCAACCCTGTACGCACTGAACCATCTGCTCTGCGAAGACGACAGTGAGAACCAGGTGCATCAATTAACCGTCAAGGTTCCCCTTTTGGGCAAGGTCCATGTTCGACGCAATCCCCGGACTTGGCAGGCGCCCAAGGCCGATAAGCTCTGGTTCCAACACCAGCCAGATCCCGGAGCGTGGAAGCCGAACGAGCAGTTCTTTCCTGCGTCTTTCCAGGGAAATCCGGCGTTTGGAACTACGTGGGGTGCGCAGGAGGACTGGAAGCTCGACGAACTGTCCTGGTCAATTGAGAATAGCCACGAAAGTTTCTTCCAAGATTCTCTCATGATGGACACATTCGACCAGTTCGCCATGTAG
- a CDS encoding uncharacterized protein (ID:PFLUO_002264-T1.cds;~source:funannotate) translates to MNFIRTILLALGAAPAARAAGGDGLQSCLNSAVTGSGSVAFPSDPLYQISDVSPYNLNIAVTPAAVAFPTSSAQVAAIVKCAADRGYHVQAKSGGHSYGNYGLGGTDGAIVVDLKNIQQFSMDNTTWHAIIGAGTLLGDVTQRLSAAGRRAMSHGTCPQVGSGGHFTIGGLGPTSRQFGAALDHIIGVEVVLANSSVVWASETEHEDVFWAIKGAASGFGIVTAFKVRTEPQPGTAVEYTYSLDIGTAEMRATLFKQWQAYMSNPDLTWKLASTLTLLEETLIITGTFFGTMEEFDKLGIDDQFPGANGSAVVIENWLGLVASWGEDAALELGGGIPSNFYAKSNSWTKETLMSDETIDKLFDYIESADKGTLVWFLLFDFQGGFTNTIPTHATSYAHRDVLFWLQSYSINLLGSVTQTQIDFLENVNTLVSTDGAPYAAYPGYVDPLMPNGPEAYWGTNLERLRQIKAEIDPNNVFRNPQSPAPASQ, encoded by the exons ATGAATTTCATTCGCACTATTCTTCTCGCGCTGGGGgcggcgccagcagcccgggcagctggtggtgatggcttACAGTCGTGTCTGAACTCCGCAGTGACTGGAAGCGGCAGTGTCGCTTTCCCCAGCGACCCGTTGTACCAGATATCGGATGTGAGCCCCTACAACCTGAATATTGCGGTGACCCCAGCTGCTGTGGCCTTCCCTACTTCATCAGCGCAGGTTGCTGCCATTGTGAAGTGTGCCGCAGACCGTGGATACCATGTTCAGGCCAAGAGCGGTGGTCATAGCTATGGAAACTATG GCCTCGGTGGAACGGACGGAGCGATTGTTGTCGACCTCAAAAACATTCAACAGTTTTCCATGGATAATACTACATGGCATGCGATCATTGGAGCCGGTACTCTGCTGGGGGATGTGACGCAGCGtctttctgctgctggaagacgCGCTATGTCGCATGGAACTTGTCCACAAGTTGGTTCGGGCGGACACTTTACAATCGGCGGGTTGGGGCCTACCTCGCGACAGTTTGGCGCGGCTCTGGACCACATTATCGGGGTTGAGGTGGTACTGGCCAACTCGAGCGTTGTGTGGGCCTCCGAAACCGAACACGAAGATGTTTTCTGGGCCATTAAAGGTGCTGCGTCTGGGTTTGGAATTGTCACAGCATTCAAGGTCCGGACTGAGCCCCAGCCCGGCACTGCCGTGGAATACACCTATTCCTTGGACATTGGCACCGCAGAGATGCGCGCCACCCTATTCAAGCAGTGGCAAGCCTACATGTCCAATCCAGATCTGACCTGGAAGTTGGCGTCTACGCTCACTTTGCTTGAGGAAACCCTGATCATTACGGGTACTTTCTTTGGGACTATGGAGGAATTTGACAAGCTGGGTATTGACGACCAGTTCCCTGGTGCCAATGGCAGTGCCGTCGTCATTGAGAACTGGCTGGGTCTGGTCGCCTCCTGGGGCGAAGACGCAGCTCTGGAGCTAGGCGGCGGTATCCCATCGAACTTCTACGCCAAGTCGAACTCGTGGACGAAAGAAACCTTGATGTCGGACGAGACGATCGATAAGCTCTTCGATTACATTGAGAGTGCAGACAAAGGCACCCTTGTTTGGTTCCTGCTGTTTGATTTCCAAGGTGGTTTCACCAATACCATTCCCACCCATGCGACTTCGTACGCACATCGCGATGTCCTCTTCTGGCTGCAGTCGTATAGCATCAACCTGCTGGGATCCGTCACGCAGACTCAAATCGACTTCCTTGAAAATGTCAATACGCTTGTCAGCACCGACGGCGCTCCCTATGCCGCCTATCCAGGCTACGTTGATCCTCTCATGCCCAACGGACCTGAGGCGTACTGGGGCACCAACTTGGAGCGACTGCGCCAGATCAAGGCTGAGATCGATCCAAACAATGTGTTCCGCAACCCGCAGAGCCCTGCTCCGGCCTCTCAATAG
- a CDS encoding uncharacterized protein (ID:PFLUO_002265-T1.cds;~source:funannotate), giving the protein MAQLPPQVSAPLVLPTASIQPAILPTSLSGLTKWTNSTFNHPISGILGHAIEKANATILDLDHLIHRSIGDGVNVRDTPSRVLDEVITSIDMGSFSGRERDL; this is encoded by the coding sequence ATGGCTCAACTACCTCCACAAGTATCGGCACCTCTAGTTCTACCCACTGCTAGCATTCAACCGGCTATCCTGCCAACGTCGCTATCTGGTCTGACCAAATGGACTAACTCTACCTTCAATCATCCGATATCTGGTATTCTAGGCCACGCCATTGAAAAAGCCAATGCCACAATATTGGACCTCGACCATTTGATTCATCGAAGCATCGGGGATGGCGTGAATGTGCGGGATACCCCATCTCGGGTGTTGGACGAGGTCATCACATCGATCGATATGGGCTCCTTCAGTGGTAGGGAAAGGGATCTCC